The following nucleotide sequence is from Gammaproteobacteria bacterium.
GTGGCGTGCTTTTAGTTAGCGCATAAATAAAGCAGCTCATGCCCATCAGTGAGGGAAGTAAACAAATACATATAATAAATAACTTGAATTTTTTAGTTAAAATGTGGATTGCATTGTTTTTAATAGCAGGAAAAAAAAGCTGCAATAGATTAACTGTATTGAAAAAAAGTAAAGCAAGAAAAAATATGTTGCCTTGAGTCATAAGTATGTTGGTGGCAGTCTTGGTGTCGCGATAAATAGGGAAGGGAAGAGCGCTTAGAAACAAAGAAAATAATAATAAGCAAGTTAATAATACATAATATCGATTAGATTCCAATGAGGAAAAATTGATAATAAAGGCAGTAATAAGAATCGGAAAATAGTAAGTCCAGCCAAGAGGAGAGATAAGCAACATGGTAGAAAGAGTCAGGCTAAATGTTAGAGAAGAGTCTTTATTTTTTTTTGAAATATAATATATAAGACCAATGTAAGAAAAGAAAATGAAGTAATAAATATTCTTGCTAAGTTCTGGAAAAAATAACATGGAATGAAATCTATGGCTTTTTTCTCCAAGAAAGCGAGATAAAAAACCATACCAAGAGGCATTCCAATTAACCCCGTACCATTGAATATTGTTTAATACTTTCCAATATCCTATATAAATAGATGTCCCGTAAATGGCCAGCGGAATTAGGGCGAGTAATAAACAGAAAATAATTAATGAAAAAAAGGCGAGGTATTGCTTTTTTGCCAGAAAATAAACTAGAAAAATGCCAAAAAATACTTTTATATTAATAGCTAGCGCTAATAAAAATCCTGCGCGTTTATATTGCTTATTTTTTAAAGATAAATAAGAAAATATAACGATGGCGTTAAGTACTAAGGCAACTTGACCGAAGCTGATATTCATAAAGGTTGGTATATAGATGAGACACGCCAAGATAAAGGCGCAAAGGGTGAGTTTGTAATGCTTTCCCCTGTCTAAATAAGTGTTTTGATAAAGTTTAGCTAATGCAATAATATTGATGCTAATAGCAGTTGTCATAAATGAAATAAAGAAGCTTTTATAGCTTAAATATTTTGCAATAAAAGCCATTAGCGCAATAGAAAAAGGTGGAGATAAATTAGGTATAATATTTGTTTTTACTTCATGATGTGCAGATAAATACGCTGAGCTAAACTGATACCCTGGGGTATTGGCGTTCAACATTTTTCCAGACAAATAAGTCAGCATTAAGTCAGTATTTAGATTGTGAGAGGCAAGATGAAAAATATTCATGCCATAAACATAAAGCAAAAGTATGCCTGTTAAGCTTAAAAAGCCTGTTATGAAATTACGCTGCATCAAGAATTATTCCTCCACCAAGACAAATTTCGTTGTCGTAAATAACTATTGATTGCCCTGATGTTACTGCGCGTTGTGATTTTTCAAAAATAACCTGCATATTGTTGGATGAAGTCATCGTTAAGCGACAAGGTTCTTGAATTTGTCTGTAACGAATTTTTGCCTGGTAAGAGCGAGAGCTATCAGGTGCTGAACCACTAATCCAATTAAGTTGCGAAGCAGTTAACTGTTTTTTATAGAGCAAGGGATGGTCAAAGCCTTGACCAACGATTAATACGTTACGCTTCATGTCTTTTTCTAAGACAAACCAAGGATTTTCTGGCTTGTTTTTAGTCCCACCAATGCCAATCCCCTTGCGCTGTCCTATCGTGTAATACATTAAGCCTTGGTGCGATCCTATTACTTCACCAGTATCTGTTTCAATATTGCCAGGTTGTGGTGATAAATATTGTTTGAGAAAATCATTGAACTTTCTTTCGCCGATAAAACAGATTCCCGTGCTATCTTTTTTATTAAAAACTGGCAAATTATGTTGATGAGCAATTTTTCTTACATCGG
It contains:
- the mnmA gene encoding tRNA 2-thiouridine(34) synthase MnmA, translated to MSNVHKIIVAMSGGVDSSVSALLLKQQGYQIEGMFMKNWEEDDNEQYCSAKQDIEDAQQVCDLLDIPLHKVNFSSEYWENVFEHFLQEYRAGRTPNPDILCNKEIKFKAFLDYAYSLGASHIATGHYARLRHENSQTVLLKGKDNNKDQSYFLHALAQTQLANVFFPIGELDKPDVRKIAHQHNLPVFNKKDSTGICFIGERKFNDFLKQYLSPQPGNIETDTGEVIGSHQGLMYYTIGQRKGIGIGGTKNKPENPWFVLEKDMKRNVLIVGQGFDHPLLYKKQLTASQLNWISGSAPDSSRSYQAKIRYRQIQEPCRLTMTSSNNMQVIFEKSQRAVTSGQSIVIYDNEICLGGGIILDAA
- a CDS encoding DUF2029 domain-containing protein; protein product: MQRNFITGFLSLTGILLLYVYGMNIFHLASHNLNTDLMLTYLSGKMLNANTPGYQFSSAYLSAHHEVKTNIIPNLSPPFSIALMAFIAKYLSYKSFFISFMTTAISINIIALAKLYQNTYLDRGKHYKLTLCAFILACLIYIPTFMNISFGQVALVLNAIVIFSYLSLKNKQYKRAGFLLALAINIKVFFGIFLVYFLAKKQYLAFFSLIIFCLLLALIPLAIYGTSIYIGYWKVLNNIQWYGVNWNASWYGFLSRFLGEKSHRFHSMLFFPELSKNIYYFIFFSYIGLIYYISKKNKDSSLTFSLTLSTMLLISPLGWTYYFPILITAFIINFSSLESNRYYVLLTCLLLFSLFLSALPFPIYRDTKTATNILMTQGNIFFLALLFFNTVNLLQLFFPAIKNNAIHILTKKFKLFIICICLLPSLMGMSCFIYALTKSTPQNQSQNRTAMANSSDLLPSNTD